One genomic region from Oligoflexus sp. encodes:
- a CDS encoding sugar ABC transporter permease: MNLSMMPAILELLKLGTILLLLLGAAFGYMLINYKVWSYKLYLPIKILFGFSLGVFFKAAGASWMTAAFATVLPILIALYFKYRLKGRYVAASYFLAPAAVGIALLFLYPLLYEFYLSFHDLSLKTFADWIQKGEAPLAGTFGLDNYFEVFRDRATGQSFVVVLGRTILWTLVNVVFHVGLGLGLALCLNTPGMRGMGLYRTILTLPWVIPQVIAVLVWRSDFNESVGFINQFINVTNQLISFEIAGKLYEPLTWIGFTTRSWFTDPSALFAAACIVNIWLGIPFMMINSLGALQSIPKSVYEAAEIDGAGTLSRFRHITMPLLKPVLVPASLLGAIWTFNNLNVIYLMTDGGRYEGADILVTDLFKQSFTYYRYGFAAAYSFVIFAILCILTWLQLKMTSDKKPEDAKPRTKLKEKDDSLVPGTNFSSSRV, encoded by the coding sequence ATGAACTTATCAATGATGCCTGCAATCCTGGAGCTACTCAAGCTCGGCACGATCCTGCTGCTCCTTCTGGGGGCCGCGTTCGGATACATGCTGATCAACTACAAGGTGTGGAGCTATAAGCTCTATCTGCCGATCAAAATCCTGTTCGGCTTCAGCCTTGGGGTTTTCTTCAAAGCCGCAGGCGCCTCATGGATGACGGCGGCCTTTGCCACCGTGCTGCCCATTCTGATCGCCCTCTACTTCAAGTATCGCCTGAAGGGCCGCTACGTGGCCGCCTCCTACTTTCTGGCTCCGGCGGCCGTAGGTATCGCCCTTCTTTTCCTTTACCCCTTGCTCTATGAATTCTATCTTTCGTTTCATGATCTGAGTCTGAAAACTTTTGCCGACTGGATTCAAAAAGGCGAGGCCCCGCTCGCCGGGACCTTCGGCCTCGATAATTACTTTGAAGTCTTCCGGGACCGCGCCACAGGTCAATCCTTTGTCGTGGTGCTCGGTCGCACCATCCTTTGGACTCTTGTGAACGTGGTCTTCCACGTCGGTCTTGGTCTCGGCCTTGCGCTTTGCCTCAACACTCCCGGCATGCGCGGCATGGGCCTTTACCGCACGATTCTGACTCTTCCCTGGGTGATTCCGCAGGTGATCGCGGTTCTGGTCTGGCGGTCTGATTTCAATGAGAGCGTCGGCTTTATCAACCAGTTCATCAATGTGACCAATCAGCTGATTTCCTTTGAAATCGCCGGCAAACTCTATGAGCCTTTGACCTGGATCGGCTTTACCACGCGCAGCTGGTTTACCGATCCCTCGGCGCTCTTCGCCGCGGCTTGTATTGTAAACATCTGGCTCGGTATTCCGTTTATGATGATCAACTCCTTGGGAGCGCTGCAGTCGATTCCCAAGAGTGTTTATGAAGCGGCGGAAATTGATGGGGCTGGGACTCTGTCCCGCTTCCGTCATATCACGATGCCTCTTTTGAAGCCTGTCCTTGTCCCCGCCTCGCTTTTGGGCGCGATCTGGACATTCAACAATTTGAACGTGATTTATCTGATGACCGACGGCGGGCGCTATGAAGGGGCTGATATTCTTGTGACTGACCTCTTCAAGCAGAGCTTCACCTATTACCGTTATGGTTTCGCCGCGGCCTATTCGTTCGTTATCTTTGCCATCCTCTGTATCCTGACCTGGCTCCAACTCAAGATGACCAGTGACAAGAAACCCGAGGACGCCAAACCCCGCACGAAGCTGAAGGAAAAAGATGATTCTTTGGTTCCGGGCACCAATTTTAGCTCTTCGAGGGTTTAA